A window of the Lactuca sativa cultivar Salinas chromosome 5, Lsat_Salinas_v11, whole genome shotgun sequence genome harbors these coding sequences:
- the LOC111915163 gene encoding uncharacterized protein LOC111915163: MDTLKALHCELKIMNAKNVQVTNSNGYFFVRCYLSAGNNKRVRLDSQEVSPNKEFSMNESFSLDCIGTKQSMDMISHGTIVLELRWRSNTAAMFRGSQLVGRTELSWRDVFESPNMQMERWVILKSKKKDVKAPSVRIAMKIETPFGCGVDLIERKRKNKWDERCGCCRSDCSQNTCLDGELFAIGAALDAF; encoded by the coding sequence ATGGATACACTAAAAGCTCTTCACTGTGAATTGAAGATTATGAATGCTAAAAACGTCCAAGTTACCAACTCCAATGGTTACTTCTTTGTTAGATGCTATCTTTCTGCTGGAAACAACAAAAGGGTTCGTTTAGATAGCCAAGAAGTATCTCCAAACAAAGAGTTTTCTATGAACGAATCATTCTCCTTGGATTGCATCGGGACAAAGCAATCAATGGACATGATCAGTCACGGAACAATTGTCTTGGAGCTTCGTTGGAGGAGTAATACAGCAGCCATGTTTAGAGGGTCTCAACTGGTTGGAAGAACTGAACTGTCCTGGAGAGATGTTTTTGAGTCGCCAAACATGCAAATGGAGAGATGGGTGATCCTGAAATCCAAGAAAAAAGACGTGAAAGCACCTTCTGTTCGTATAGCTATGAAGATTGAAACACCTTTTGGTTGTGGAGTAGATTTGAtagaaaggaagaggaagaacAAATGGGATGAAAGATGTGGGTGCTGCCGTAGTGATTGCAGTCAGAATACGTGTCTTGATGGTGAGCTTTTTGCCATAGGAGCTGCTTTGGATGCTTTCTAG